One window of Manihot esculenta cultivar AM560-2 chromosome 17, M.esculenta_v8, whole genome shotgun sequence genomic DNA carries:
- the LOC110604760 gene encoding protein LOW PHOTOSYNTHETIC EFFICIENCY 1, chloroplastic has product MQVFSMWPSKGGLCTVPQMDFELGSSCFPSTRRRRRKRWGLVDTVFQSTTSGILMVHSNSRYSRNGTGVSSKFDVKSGFFSKYTDLKFVLFSEPNKGHFGSSVTVAWALEQRQIGSECRGGNPSLDDGFSGKNESNDADSHNLDRVEDSDNNSNLGEIRVLDYGNGEEVEEEKNRRIDVQALAWSLHSAKTADDVEEVLKDKGELPLRVYSSMIKGFGWDKKMNSAFALVQWLKRKKEMGSKIGPNLFIYNSLLSAVKQTEQYEETEKILNDMNQDGIFPNVVTYNTLMAIYVGQGEAIKALDILEEMHKKGFTPSAASYSTALLAYRSMEDGFGALTFFMDIKEKHLKGEMGKDSDEDWEREFVKLGNFIIRICYQVMRRWLVRHDNLCTDVLKLLTDMDKAGLHPGRAEYERLVWACTREDHYVVAKELYSRIRERYPEISLSVCNHLIWLMGKAKKWWAALEIYEDLLDKGPKPNNMSYELIVSHFNVLLNAARKRGIWRWGVRLLNKMEDKGLKPGSREWNAVLVACSKASETTAAVQIFRRMIEQGEKPTIVSYGALLSALEKGKLYDEAVRVWEHMLKVGVKPNLYAYTIMASVFAGQGKFRYVDAIIHEMVSSGIEPTIVTYNAIISGCTQNSLSSAAYEWFHRMKVSSIQPNKITYEMLIEALAKDGKPRLAYELHLRAQNEGLDLSAKVYDAVVQSSQAYGATIDINSLGPRPTDKKKRVQIRKTLTEFCNFADVPRRSKPFDQKEIYPAEVEGNK; this is encoded by the coding sequence atGCAAGTTTTTAGTATGTGGCCGTCGAAAGGCGGCTTATGCACAGTGCCCCAGATGGACTTTGAACTGGGTTCTAGTTGTTTTCCAAGCACAAGAAGAAGACGGAGAAAAAGATGGGGTCTTGTTGATACTGTTTTTCAAAGTACAACTTCTGGTATTTTAATGGTTCATAGCAATTCCAGGTATTCTAGAAATGGAACTGGTGTGAGCTCAAAATTTGATGTGAAAAGTGGGTTTTTCTCCAAGTATACTGACCTAAAATTTGTTCTCTTTAGTGAGCCAAATAAAGGTCATTTTGGGTCATCTGTTACTGTGGCTTGGGCATTGGAGCAACGACAAATCGGGAGTGAGTGTCGTGGAGGAAATCCGAGTTTAGATGATGGGTTTTCAGGGAAGAATGAGAGTAATGATGCTGATTCTCATAATTTAGATAGAGTAGAAGACAGTGATAACAATAGTAACCTAGGAGAAATTAGAGTTTTAGATTATGGAAATGGGGAAGAAGTTGAGGAAGAGAAGAATAGAAGGATTGATGTTCAAGCACTAGCTTGGAGCTTGCACTCTGCTAAGACGGCAGATGATGTTGAAGAGGTTCTCAAGGACAAGGGTGAATTGCCTCTTCGAGTTTACTCATCCATGATTAAGGGTTTTGGCTGGGACAAGAAAATGAACTCTGCATTTGCTCTTGTCCAGTGGCTCAAGAGAAAGAAGGAAATGGGCAGTAAGATTGGTCCAAACCTTTTCATATATAACAGTTTATTGAGTGCCGTGAAACAGACTGAACAATATGAAGAAACAGAGAAAATCTTGAATGACATGAATCAGGATGGAATTTTTCCTAATGTGGTAACTTATAACACTTTGATGGCTATTTATGTTGGGCAAGGAGAAGCTATTAAGGCCCTTGATATTCTTGAGGAGATGCATAAGAAGGGTTTTACTCCATCTGCTGCATCCTATTCCACTGCTTTGCTGGCTTATCGCAGCATGGAAGATGGTTTTGGTGCTCTGACATTTTTTATGGATATAAAAGAAAAGCATCTGAAAGGTGAGATGGGAAAAGATTCTGATGAAGATTGGGAAAGGGAGTTTGTGAAGCTTGGAAACTTTATAATTCGTATCTGCTACCAAGTAATGCGGAGGTGGCTTGTGAGGCATGATAACTTATGTACTGATGTCTTAAAACTTCTAACAGATATGGACAAGGCTGGGCTCCACCCTGGTCGGGCTGAGTATGAGCGTCTCGTGTGGGCTTGTACCCGTGAAGATCATTACGTTGTTGCTAAAGAATTATACAGTAGGATCAGAGAAAGGTATCCTGAAATAAGCCTATCAGTCTGCAACCATCTGATTTGGTTGATGGGAAAGGCTAAGAAGTGGTGGGCAGCCTTGGAGATTTATGAGGATTTGTTGGACAAGGGCCCAAAACCAAATAACATGTCATATGAATTAATTGTCTCTCATTTTAACGTCTTGCTTAATGCAGCTAGGAAACGAGGAATTTGGAGATGGGGTGTTAGGCTGTTAAACAAGATGGAAGACAAGGGCCTTAAGCCAGGAAGTAGAGAATGGAATGCAGTTCTCGTTGCCTGTTCCAAGGCTTCAGAAACTACTGCTGCCGTGCAGATATTTAGGAGAATGATTGAACAAGGTGAAAAGCCTACAATTGTTTCCTATGGTGCATTACTTAGTGCCCTTGAAAAAGGTAAACTCTACGACGAGGCTGTCCGTGTGTGGGAGCATATGCTTAAGGTGGGTGTGAAGCCCAACTTGTATGCCTACACTATTATGGCTTCAGTTTTTGCTGGACAAGGAAAGTTTAGATATGTTGATGCCATCATTCATGAGATGGTCTCATCTGGCATTGAGCCAACAATTGTTACGTACAATGCAATAATTAGTGGGTGCACGCAGAATAGTCTGAGCAGTGCAGCATACGAGTGGTTTCATCGTATGAAAGTCTCAAGCATTCAACCAAACAAGATTACATACGAAATGCTGATCGAGGCTCTTGCTAAGGACGGTAAACCTAGGCTTGCATACGAGTTGCATTTGAGAGCTCAAAATGAGGGCCTCGACCTGTCTGCGAAGGTTTACGATGCAGTTGTACAATCTTCTCAGGCCTATGGAGCTACTATTGATATAAATTCTTTAGGACCTCGACCGACTGACAAAAAGAAAAGAGTGCAGATCAGGAAAACTTTGACTGAATTCTGTAATTTTGCTGACGTTCCTAGGAGAAGCAAACCATTCGACCAAAAAGAGATTTATCCTGCAGAAGTAGAAGGaaacaaataa
- the LOC110605666 gene encoding BAG family molecular chaperone regulator 2, whose product MMKLRSKRFCRGSFKLGCNGGNGNNKGGSEREGSCGGLGEIKWELRPGGMLVQKRENGDSVGELITIRVSTLSQWHDISIDATSTFGELKIVLSLVSGLEPREQRLLFKGKEREDIEYLHMIGVRDKDKVFLLEDPAIKERKLHGLADGTPCTISI is encoded by the exons ATGATGAAGTTGAGGTCAAAGAGGTTCTGCAGAGGAAGCTTTAAGCTCGGTTGCAATGGTGGTAATGGAAATAATAAAGGTGGAAGTGAAAGAGAAGGGTCTTGTGGAGGCCTTGGTGAAATCAAATGGGAGCTTAGGCCTGGTGGAATGCTCGTTCAAAAGAGAGAAAATGGAGATAGCGTTGGAGAGTTGATTACAATTAGAGTCTCCACTCTTTCTCAATGGCATGACATTTCCATTGATGCAACTTCAACTTTTg GAGAATTAAAGATAGTATTGTCACTGGTAAGCGGGCTGGAGCCAAGAGAGCAAAGGCTGTTGttcaaaggaaaagaaagagaagacaTTGAGTACTTACACATGATAGGTGTTAGAGACAAAGACAAAGTGTTCTTGTTAGAAGATCCAGCCATTAAGGAGAGAAAGCTCCATGGCTTAGCAGATGGAACTCCTTGTACTATAAGTATATAA